The DNA window GGCCTCTTCTCGTCAACAAAGAGAGGCGTAAGCATCTCACGAGACGGTATGCATCCTCAACGCCGGCAAGGCCGATGCGCACGTCCGGATCACGGTCTACTTCGAGGATCGCAAGCCCGTCGGGCCCTATTGCGTTACGGTTCCCGCGCGCCGCACGCGGCACATCCGGTTCAACGATCTACTGAAACCACAGCCGATTCCGAAGGAGGCGGCCTTCTCCACCGTGATTGAATCCGACGTTGCCGTTGTTGTTCAGCACACGCGTCTGGATTCCCGTCAGGCCGCGCTGGCTCTGCTCAGCACCATCGCGTTTCCCGTTCCGTAACGTTCAACTGGAGGTGGACATGTTTGA is part of the Burkholderiales bacterium genome and encodes:
- a CDS encoding sensory rhodopsin transducer, giving the protein MLNAGKADAHVRITVYFEDRKPVGPYCVTVPARRTRHIRFNDLLKPQPIPKEAAFSTVIESDVAVVVQHTRLDSRQAALALLSTIAFPVP